The Lottiidibacillus patelloidae nucleotide sequence TGGATCTATATATACGAAAGATAATATTTATTTTATCTATATTAATAACACTGATATGAAGGCGGAAACAATTAAGGCAGTTCTTTCAGAGTTTGGATATGAAGCGAATGAAACAGTTTATCAAGTTAGTGAATACGGGAAGTTACTCTTAACTGGAAGATGCTTTTCAAAAATTACAAATATATTTTTAAAAATTTAAGCCCATTTGCTACTGGCAAATGGGCTTTTGACGGACAGTTAAAAAGTTGACTTAACGAAAGAATGAGCGTTAATACCTTTGCTTATAATAATTCGTCTGTTTCCTTTGCAACGTTTTCAAACACAGATATGAAATATTCATTGTTATCAAATTTGTTAAAGTTGTCATCGTAAATCGTAGGGAATACTCTTTCGACGGATAAGTGTTGCGTTTTATGAGCTTGTAGAGCATTTTTCACTTTTTCAAGGTGAGTTGGTTTTATTGAAATTTTCACATCAATAGTTTCATGGATGGATGGTAGTGCAACAAAATAAAACCTTTTAATAAACGGCAATTCTTTAGCAGCTTGTAAAGTAGCTTTGGATATAGCTATATGGTCAGGGTGCCCTGATATTCCATCGGGTGGAAATGTAACTACTACTTCAGGCTTATACTGAGAAAGCAATTTAGTAACTGCTTGAAGGAGTTCGCCTTCTTTTAAAGAGTCTAGTTTACCATCAGAGTAAGTGCCTGTATGTAAATAATCAACACCTAAATATGCACAGGCAACTTTTAACTCTTGTTTACGCACTTTAGCCAATTCACTCTTTTCACAAACTGGGGGATAGCCACATTTACCAGCATCTCCTAATGTTGCAGAATAAACGACAGTTTTTACTTTAGGGTCGTCAGCATACTGTGCTAATAATCCTCCGACAGTAAATGCTTCATCATCTGGGTGGGCATAAGAGAAGAAGATTGTTTTGTCCATTTTTCTATCACTTCCTACACAAATATTTTTTATGACAGGTGTTTTTCCATGACATGCTTCATGATATAATACACTATCATACATAATAGGTACATTAAAAAGCTAAATCGAATATAATACGATACATATAAAATGAGGAGTGTCTTTACTATGAAAATTGCAGTTTTATACGGAGGAGTTTCAGCTGAAAGAGAAGTATCACTATCTTCAGGTAAAGGAATAATAAAAGCTCTAGAGGCAAATGGCCATGACGTTATTGGCATAGACTTTCACCCAAATAAATTAGATGAACTATTGTCACTACAAGTAGATATTGTATTTATTGGATTGCACGGTAAATATGGTGAGGACGGTAAAATCCAAGCATTATTAGATATGTTAAATATTCCATATGTTGGCTCTGGAGTATTAGGGTCAGCATTAGCGATGGATAAAGCCAAATCAAAAGCATACTTTGAGAAACAAGGAATTCGTATTGCAAAAAGTATAACTGTTAGAAAAAATGCATTTAATAAAGAATTCAACCACAATTTATCATATCCACTAGTTGTTAAACCTAATAGTGAAGGATCTACGATCGGGTTATCAATTGTAAAAGACAAAAAAGACTTTTATGATGCGATGATGTATGCTTTAAAACATGATGAAGTCGTAATGGTTGAAGAATTTGTAGAAGGTAAAGAAGTAACAGTAGCAGTTCTTGGTAAAAAAGATGAAGAAAAAGCACTACCTGTAGTTGAAATTATTCCTAAAAATGAAATTTATGATTATGAATCTAAATATGCACCTGGTGGAAGCGAACATATAGTTCCTGCCAATGTAGATGAGAAAACGACAAGATTATTACAAAACAATGCAGTTAAAGCTCACCAAGTGCTTGATTGTAACGTATATTCTCGAGTTGATTTTATTGTGCCAACTGATGGGTCTGAACCTGTAATTCTTGAAGTTAATACACTGCCAGGAATGACTCCTACTAGTCTTTTCCCTGACGCTGCAAGAGCAATAGGATTAAGCTACGAAGCGATGATTGAAGAACTTGTCAAATTGTCTTTGAACTAGCTTTTTAATTGGTAATATTACATTAAAAATAATTATTTAAAATTTTTTATTTTTTGTAATGTTTTCTCTTTGCATAAAAACACTCAAGGTGTATACTATGTCATGAAAGGTAGACAATAATATTTAGCTGAAGAACACAGGAGGTTTTTTTACATGGCAGCCGATCAAACAGGGGATAAGGCTCTTGATAATAAAATGAATGTACTACAATCTACTCAAACTATTATTCAGGATGCTTTAGATAAATTAGGTTATTCTGATGAAGTTTATGAATTAATGAAAGAACCAATTCGAATGATGACAGTTCGTATTCCTGTGCGAATGGATGATGGTTCTATAAAAATTTTCACAGGATTCCGTGCACAACATAATGATGCTGTTGGACCAACTAAAGGTGGCGTTCGTTTCCACCCTAATGTAACTGAGACTGAAGTTAAAGCATTATCCATTTGGATGAGTTTGAAGTGTGGAATCGTTGACTTACCATATGGTGGTGGTAAAGGTGGAATTATCTGTGAACCACGCGACATGTCGTTCAGAGAACTTGAACGTTTAAGTCGTGGGTATGTTAGAGCGATAAGCCAAATCGTAGGACCTACAAAAGATATTCCGGCGCCAGACGTATTTACAAATTCACAAATAATGGCTTGGATGATGGATGAATATAGCCGTATTGATGAATTCAACTCACCTGGATTTATTACTGGAAAACCACTTGTGTTAGGTGGATCTCATGGACGTGAATCTGCAACTGCAAAAGGTGTAACAATTTGTATCCGTGAAGCTGCTAAAAAGCGTGGGATTAAATTAGAAGGTGCACGTGTAGTTGTCCAAGGGTTTGGTAATGCTGGTAGTTTCTTAGCTAAATTTATGCATGATGCTGGTGCCAAAATTATTGGGATTTCAGATGCATATGGTGGGTTACATGACCCTGAAGGATTAGACATCGATTACTTATTAGATCGTCGTGATAGTTTTGGAACAGTTACGAAACTATTTGATGATACTATTTCAAATAAAGAGTTATTGGAGCTTGATTGCGATATTTTAGTTCCAGCTGCAATTGAAAACCAAATTACTGATGAAAATGCTGATAAAATTAAAGCTTCCATTGTAGTTGAAGCTGCAAATGGACCTACAACTTTAGAAGCAACTAAAATTTTAACTGAACGTGGCATTTTATTAGTTCCAGATGTTCTTGCTAGTGCCGGTGGAGTTACAGTTTCGTACTTCGAATGGGTACAAAATAACCAAGGGTTCTATTGG carries:
- a CDS encoding PIG-L deacetylase family protein; translation: MDKTIFFSYAHPDDEAFTVGGLLAQYADDPKVKTVVYSATLGDAGKCGYPPVCEKSELAKVRKQELKVACAYLGVDYLHTGTYSDGKLDSLKEGELLQAVTKLLSQYKPEVVVTFPPDGISGHPDHIAISKATLQAAKELPFIKRFYFVALPSIHETIDVKISIKPTHLEKVKNALQAHKTQHLSVERVFPTIYDDNFNKFDNNEYFISVFENVAKETDELL
- a CDS encoding D-alanine--D-alanine ligase, which gives rise to MKIAVLYGGVSAEREVSLSSGKGIIKALEANGHDVIGIDFHPNKLDELLSLQVDIVFIGLHGKYGEDGKIQALLDMLNIPYVGSGVLGSALAMDKAKSKAYFEKQGIRIAKSITVRKNAFNKEFNHNLSYPLVVKPNSEGSTIGLSIVKDKKDFYDAMMYALKHDEVVMVEEFVEGKEVTVAVLGKKDEEKALPVVEIIPKNEIYDYESKYAPGGSEHIVPANVDEKTTRLLQNNAVKAHQVLDCNVYSRVDFIVPTDGSEPVILEVNTLPGMTPTSLFPDAARAIGLSYEAMIEELVKLSLN
- a CDS encoding Glu/Leu/Phe/Val family dehydrogenase codes for the protein MAADQTGDKALDNKMNVLQSTQTIIQDALDKLGYSDEVYELMKEPIRMMTVRIPVRMDDGSIKIFTGFRAQHNDAVGPTKGGVRFHPNVTETEVKALSIWMSLKCGIVDLPYGGGKGGIICEPRDMSFRELERLSRGYVRAISQIVGPTKDIPAPDVFTNSQIMAWMMDEYSRIDEFNSPGFITGKPLVLGGSHGRESATAKGVTICIREAAKKRGIKLEGARVVVQGFGNAGSFLAKFMHDAGAKIIGISDAYGGLHDPEGLDIDYLLDRRDSFGTVTKLFDDTISNKELLELDCDILVPAAIENQITDENADKIKASIVVEAANGPTTLEATKILTERGILLVPDVLASAGGVTVSYFEWVQNNQGFYWTEEEVEERLEKVMVRSFNNIYDTATNRNVNMRLAAYMVGVRKMAEASRFRGWI